Proteins encoded by one window of Nicotiana tabacum cultivar K326 chromosome 10, ASM71507v2, whole genome shotgun sequence:
- the LOC107789051 gene encoding uncharacterized protein LOC107789051 has translation MALELPNDLIQQAKISTRTEAGLPDYNPDDPSLPAMPSLSASVAAFDPSPPYLRCKHCQGKLLRGLQSLICIYCGQKLHKNADVAPDPISFKSTVGYQWFLQALRLDGSEKVGAATEKNQVNKGPSSPHDEILLSDLLDLKIRWPTELETDNTITNKKLEQSKSSYSSTGVDLDNFLSFTNISSAHREQADISDNIGTAVNRTDGSHEDLSLFENLRSSELAVTSATVQTTDDRSSERAVTSSTVETTNDFSGWKADFQSADSGEENVSNKSSTPIGSAGQHVFTTFGTSMSSTVSSGNQQEGSKSTDTFVGSDVDLSAQLDTVFGTPKGPIDGKLMDVAAVSPAANDWPAVDLWDNANSGASQNAGEVLPIVRPKDTELQDSSNDPSTSIDWFQDDTWQTQNAPAPKHDAANGDHDSFDEWNTFTSSAPIKDPFENAPAPKHDAANGDDDSFDEWNTFTSSAPIKDPFENAPAPKHDTANGDDDSFDEWNTFTSSVPTKDPFENVLVQSDNDNNNNNAELTNFSSNLEDMDFGSFSQSDPFSGAPGKEGVSAEVNDNILEVPTIFSAVDTPSKVGDASENADIRGESNPSKNNMDIEGIMSQMHDLSFMLETNLSIPSKSNNSLPRD, from the exons ATGGCGTTGGAGCTCCCAAATGATCTGATCCAGCAGGCTAAGATCTCGACCCGAACCGAAGCGGGTCTACCCGACTACAACCCAGATGACCCTTCACTTCCGGCCATGCCTTCTCTTTCCGCCTCCGTCGCCGCCTTCGACCCTTCTCCACCCTATCTCCGCTGTAAACACTGCCAAGGCAAGCTTCTCAGAGGGCTTCAGTCCTTGATTTGCATATATTGCGGTCAGAAATTGCACAAAAACGCTGACGTGGCTCCTGACCCTATTTCTTTTAAGTCCACTGTTGGTTATCAATGGTTTCTCCAAGCCCTTCGCCTTGATGGATCG GAGAAGGTTGGAGCAGCTACTGAAAAGAATCAGGTAAACAAGGGGCCGAGTTCACCCCATGATGAAATTCTTTTGTCTGATTTGCTTGACCTGAAAATTAGATGGCCAACTGAGCTGGAGACAGACAACACTATTACAAATAAGAAGCTAGAGCAAAGCAAAAGCTCTTACAGTTCGACTGGAGTTGACCTGGacaacttcctttcttttacAAACATATCCAGTGCTCACAGAGAACAGGCAGACATAAGCGATAATATTGGGACTGCAGTAAATAGAACTGATGGAAGTCATGAGGATCTTAGTTTGTTTGAGAATCTCAGATCCTCTGAACTGGCTGTGACCTCTGCTACAGTCCAAACTACTGATGACAGATCCTCTGAACGAGCTGTGACCTCTTCTACTGTCGAAACTACGAATGACTTTTCTGGATGGAAAGCAGATTTTCAGAGTGCTGATTCAGGAGAGGAGAATGTGTCTAACAAATCTAGCACTCCTATAGGTTCTGCAGGTCAGCATGTGTTTACCACATTTGGCACCTCTATGAGTTCCACAGTTAGTTCTGGAAACCAGCAGGAGGGTTCCAAATCAACTGATACTTTTGTTGGCTCAGATGTTGATCTTTCAGCTCAGTTAGATACGGTTTTTGGAACCCCAAAAGGCCCAATAGATGGAAAACTGATGGATGTTGCAGCAGTTTCTCCTGCAGCTAATGATTGGCCGGCAGTTGACCTATGGGATAATGCAAATTCGGGAGCATCGCAAAATGCTGGGGAAGTTCTTCCAATTGTGAGACCTAAGGATACTGAATTACAAGATAGTTCAAACGACCCCTCTACTAGCATTGATTGGTTTCAAGATGACACATGGCAGACTCAGAATGCACCTGCACCTAAACATGATGCAGCAAATGGAGATCATGATTCTTTTGATGAGTGGAATACTTTTACCTCTTCCGCACCCATCAAAGATCCTTTCGAGAATGCTCCTGCACCTAAACATGATGCAGCAAATGGAGATgatgattcatttgatgagtggaATACTTTTACCTCCTCCGCACCCATCAAAGATCCATTTGAGAATGCACCTGCACCTAAACATGATACTGCAAATGGGGATGATGATTCCTTTGATGAATGGAATACTTTTACCTCCTCTGTACCCACCAAAGATCCATTTGAGAATGTTCTGGTGCAAAGCGACAatgacaacaataacaataatgcAGAACTAACAAATTTCAGTTCAAACCTTGAAGATATGGATTTTGGCAGTTTTTCGCAGTCAGATCCTTTTTCAGGTGCACCTGGTAAAGAAGGTGTTTCTGCGGAAGTGAATGACAATATTTTGGAAGTTCCTACCATATTCAG TGCCGTTGATACCCCAAGTAAGGTTGGTGATGCTTCAGAGAATGCAGACATTCGTGGTGAATCAAATCCATCAAAGAATAATATGGATATAGAAGGTATAATGTCGCAGATGCATGATCTTTCTTTTATGCTCGAGACCAATCTATCCATTCCCTCGAAATCCAACAATTCTCTTCCCAGGGATTGA
- the LOC107789052 gene encoding putative lipid-A-disaccharide synthase, mitochondrial produces the protein MFIRRIWNANTETNLNLVRQMRRTFSVSSQSAVDLASKDAELRVFIVAGEVSGDTIGSRVMSSLKKLSPLPVRFAGVGGKMMCKQGLNTLFPIEDIAVMGIWELLPYLNQFRVRLKQTIEAALSFRPHVVLTVDSKGFSFRFLKHLRATCVQQGMFSPLQFHYVSPSFWAWKGGEARLKGLLQFVDHVLCILPFEAEVCRSNGLAATFVGHPTLEDISDFQVKDAIERRYRIKGNAEAFLTDHGISSGSPVISLLPGSRLQEVTRMFPIFSSTLEHLKGSFPDLVTAVHVAPNQHVEGYIDKAVCKWPSSVVLVPGGSHQMKYNSFSASSVALCTSGTVAMEVQLARLPCVVAYRAHLLTELVIRYKAIIPYISLPNILLDSAIIPEALFQDCTPSKLASLLKDLILDDNLREKQINAAEEVIELLRPPKMNISCSTQGETSGPLSDCTPSMVAAYAILYSRNKLE, from the exons ATGTTTATTAGAAGAATTTGGAATGCTAATACTGAAACAAACCTAAACTTGGTGCGGCAAATGAGAAGAACATTCTCAGTTTCAAGTCAAAGTGCAGTTGATTTGGCTTCAAAAGATGCAGAACTCAGGGTCTTCATTGTTGCCGGCGAGGTTTCTGGTGATACAATTGGTTCCCGTGTCATGAGTTCTCTAAAAAAGCTTTCTCCTTTGCCTGTCCGTTTTGCTGGCGTTGGAGG GAAGATGATGTGTAAGCAAGGGTTGAATACTCTGTTCCCAATAGAGGATATTGCAGTAATGGGCATTTGGGAGTTGCTGCCATATCTTAATCAATTTAGA GTTAGGCTGAAACAAACTATAGAAGCAGCTCTTTCTTTTAGGCCTCATGTCGTACTCACTGTAGACTCTAAAGGATTCTCCTTCCGTTTCTTAAAGCATTTGAGGG CTACATGTGTTCAGCAGGGAATGTTTAGCCCTTTGCAGTTCCATTATGTATCACCGTCATTTTGGGCTTGGAAAGGTGGTGAAGCAAGACTAAAAGGACTTCTTCAGTTTGTGGATCATGTGTTATGCATTCTTCCGTTTGAGGCAGAAGTCTGTAGATCAAACGGCCTAGCAGCAACCTTTGTTGGTCATCCCACCCTTGAAGATATTTCGGACTTCCAG GTGAAGGATGCCATAGAAAGAAGATACAGAATTAAAGGAAATGCTGAAGCATTTCTAACTGATCATGGAATATCATCAG GATCCCCAGTCATTTCCTTGCTTCCTGGAAGTAGATTACAGGAGGTTACTCGAATGTTCCCCATATTCTCAAGCACTTTGGAACATTTGAAAGGTTCATTTCCGGACTTGGTAACAGCAGTTCATGTGGCACCTAATCAACATGTGGAAGGCTACATTGATAAAGCTGTTTGTAAGTGGCCATCATCTGTTGTATTGGTTCCTGGAGGATCACACCAGATGAAATACAATTCATTTAGT GCAAGCAGTGTAGCACTATGTACTTCTGGTACAGTTGCGATGGAAGTGCAGCTTGCAAGACTGCCATGTGTTGTTGCGTATCGAGCCCATCTCCTGACAGAATTAGTTATACGATACAAAGCTATTATACCATACATCTCTCTTCCTAATATTCTTTTGGATTCAGCTATAATCCCTGAAGCTCTATTTCAAGATTGCACTCCTTCAAAATTGGCATCATTACTCAA GGATTTAATACTTGATGACAACCTTCGAGAAAAACAAATTAATGCTGCTGAAGAGGTTATTGAGCTGCTAAGACCTCCAAAGATGAACATTAGTTGCTCAACCCAGGGGGAGACGAGCGGTCCACTTTCTGATTGTACACCAAGTATGGTTGCAGCATATGCAATATTGTATTCTCGGAATAAGCTGGAATAA